One window of the Micropterus dolomieu isolate WLL.071019.BEF.003 ecotype Adirondacks linkage group LG08, ASM2129224v1, whole genome shotgun sequence genome contains the following:
- the LOC123975550 gene encoding synaptophysin-like, protein MDVVNQLVAQGHFRVLKVPLGFIKALEWFFAIFAFSTCGSYSGMFRMAVECKNRTDSDLSIEVEFEYPFRLHQVYFDAPTCKGGDTERYFLVGDYSSSAEFFVTIGVFAFLYSTAALSIYVFFFEKYKENNKGPLIDLGVTGVFAFMWLVSSAAWAKGLSDVKTATDPEKVITLISACDSEGNRCREVHDPVMSGLNTSVAFGFINLVLWVGNLWFVFKETGIIAPFMRAPPPQEKPAAPDAYGQQGAYEPDPYASNQGGYQPDYNQQGYNQDAEYGQGYVQQGAPTSFSNQM, encoded by the exons TTCTTCGCCATCTTTGCCTTCTCCACCTGTGGCAGTTATTCTGGGATGTTCCGGATGGCGGTGGAGTGTAAGAACCGGACAGACAGCGACCTGAGTATAGAGGTGGAGTTTGAGTATCCATTCAG ACTCCACCAGGTGTATTTTGATGCCCCCACCTGTAAGGGCGGAGACACGGAGCGTTACTTCCTGGTTGGTGACTACTCCTCCTCGGCCGAGTTCTTTGTCACCATCGGTGTCTTCGCCTTCCTTTACTCCACAGCAGCTCTCAGCATCTACGTCTTCTTCTTCGAGAAGTACAAGGAGAACAACAAGGGCCCTCTGATC GACCTGGGTGTGACTGGAGTGTTTGCCTTCATGTGGCTGGTGAGTTCGGCGGCCTGGGCTAAAGGTCTGTCCGACGTGAAGACTGCAACTGACCCGGAAAAAGTGATCACTCTGATCTCCGCCTGTGACAGTGAGGGGAACCGCTGCCGTGAAGTCCACGACCCGGTCATGTCTGGACTCAACACCTCCGTG GCTTTTGGTTTCATCAACCTAGTCCTGTGGGTGGGAAACCTCTGGTTCGTCTTTAAGGAGACGGGCATCATCGCTCCCTTCATGCGAGCTCCACCTCCTCAGGAGAAACCTGCCGCACCAGACGCctacggccagcagggggcgtaCGAACCGGACCCCTACGCCAGCAACCAGGGGGGCTACCAACCCGACTACAACCAGCAAGGATACAACCAG GATGCAGAGTACGGTCAGGGCTATGTCCAGCAGGGGGCACCCACCTCCTTCTCCAATCAGATGTGA